From the Burkholderia sp. WP9 genome, the window TGGGATGGTTTCACCCAGGATTTGAAAAAAGTTTATCAAAGCAAGGCCCATCCCACCCCCGGCATACTGAAACAACTTTCCGGCTGCATGCAATCACCAGCGCACGGATCGCACATTAGCTAGGCTTCCGGGATCGGCCGAGGCCGTGTCAAAACCCGGCCAATCACCTACACTGAATCAACCTTTTAGCGCGAGAGGCGGAGATGGGTCGATTCGTCGAAGGTGCGAACCGCAATCAGGCAACGCTGCTGCCGGAATGTCTCGAAGACTTCATCGCCGAAGACAATCCCGTCCGGATAGTCGACGCATTTGTAGACGAACTCCAACTGACCTCCTTGGGATTTGACGGGGCCACGCCCGCGATCACAGGCCGACCGTCTTACCATCCGGCCGTGCTGCTCAAAATCTACATCTACGGCTATCTCAATCGCGTGCAATCGAGCCGACGTCTGGAGCGGGAGTGTCAACGCAATGTCGAACTGATGTGGCTGACTGGTCGCCTCGCGCCAGACTTCAAGACGATTGCCGAGTTCAGGCGCAGCAATGGTCCGGGGATTCGCAATGTATGCCGGCGCTTCGTGGTGATATGCCGTGACCTGAAACTCTTCACGCAAGCAGTCGTGGCCATCGACGGCAGCAAGTTCAAGGCAGTCAACAGCCGCGATAACAACTTCACACCCAACAAGATTGCGAAGCGTCAGGAACAAATCGAGCAAAGCATTCAGCGCTATCTGGATGCACTGGAGACCGCCGACCGCACACAACCGGCCGAGGTAGAAGCAAAAACCGAACGGCTACGGGAAAAGATTGAAACGCTGCGCGAACAGATGCGCGATCTGGATCATGCCGCAGAACTGTTGAATGATTTACCGGGAAAGCAGGTCTCGCTCACTGATCCCGACTCACGCTCGATGATGTCGCAAGCCAAGGGCACAGGTGTGGTCGGCTACAACGTTCAGGTGGCTGTCGACACGAAGCATCACCTCATCGTGGCCCATGAAGTGACGAACATCGGTAACGACCGGACGCAGTTGAGCCCGATGGCCAAGGCCGCCCGCGATGCCATGGGCAAGAAGACGATCAAGGCGCTAGCCGATCGTGGGTACTTCAGTGCCCCGGAGATCAAGGCGTGCGATGACGCCGGTATCGCGGCGCTGGTGCCGAAAATGCAAACCTCCAGTGCAAAGGCTGATGGACGATTCGACCGGGCCGACTTCATCTACATCGCCAGAGACGACCAGTACCTGTGTCCGGCGGGCCAACGGGCGATTTACCGATTCAGTTCGGTCGAGCGCGAAAATCCGATGACCCTGCGTACCTACTGGAGTAGCGCTTGCCCGAAGTGCCCGATGAAAAGCCAGTGCACACCAGCTGATTACCGGCGTATCCGACGATGGGAGCACGAAGCGGTACTTGAGAAAATGCAGTCAAGGCTGGATCGCCAGCTCGACGCCATGACGATACGACGCCGAACGGTCGAACATGTGTTCGGCACGCTCAAGCACTGGATGGGTTCGACCCACTTCCAGACACGCCGTTTGGGCCATGTCGCGGCCGAAATGAGTTTGCATGTGCTGGCATACAACCTCAAGCGAGTCATCAGGATTCTCGGGTTCGCAAAGACGATGCGCGCAATGAAGCTGGCAGGCGCGTGAACTCGCGCGCCAACGTTGTTCATTGAGCAAAGCTCGATCACGTCATCCGCTTGCGTCTCGGTCCAACGCAATCGTGATCCCGACAGGACTTCACCAACCGGGCGTTCTGCACGTTTTTACACGGCCTCGGCCACGAAGGGACATTGGACGTCGCAAGCTCGATTGGCGACAATCCGTTATGCCTAAGAACATCGAGAGATATCCGTTTTTTGGTTGACTCGAGTATTCAAATTTTCCTTCTGCTACTATCGTCGCCCGACGTTGTCTGACGCTAGGCACGGCGCTTAACAACGTATGACTCACGTGCCGGAGGTCTTTGCAATGGAGAACATCCGTACGCCGAGAATAATTCTGCGTCGGCCAATCGGCCTTGATATAGACGCGCTGTACCGCATCTATGGCGATCCGCGCACAAACGCGTTCAATCCAGCTGGACCGATACCTTCGCGTGCTGACGCCGAGGCAACAATGGCTCGTTGGCTAAATCATTGGCTCGATAGCGGCTTCGGTATGTGGGCGATTAGCATATTGAACTGCCCGAACGAGGTTGTCGGCTTCGGCGGACTTACATATAGATCGTTCGGTCAGGAAAAAAAGTGAATCTGGGCTATCGACTTGCGGTCGAAGCGTGGGGTCAGGGGCTTGCGACTGAGCTGGCAACTACGGCAATAAACTTCGGGTTTCAAGCTTTGGGTCTGCAGGAGATCTTCGCCCTGGTCCGAAGCAACCATGTCGCTTCTCGGAACGTTTTGGAGAAGGCTGGGTTAACGCAATTCGGAAGTCTTGACGATGTGCCGGGAGATGCACCGAGCATCGTTTATCGAATCTCGCACTGATGATCGTGAACGAAATGAGTGGGTGCCTGTATCGGACGGAAGCCGTTTTCGAGTGAGATTGCGCCCGCATCATTGCCGACCGACACGATTGCTCGAGGAAAGTCGAATTACCGGTCATGGTTGGGTTAAGCCTTTCAAATAACAGCTGCGATCCGCGATTGAGTGGGCTATGTCAAACCGGCCTCGGCCGAGGCCGTGTCAAAACCCGGCCAATCACCTACACTGAATCAACCTTTTAGCGCGAGAGGCGGAGATGGGTCGATTCGTCGAAGGTGCGAACCGCAATCAGGCAACGCTGCTGCCGGAATGTCTCGAAGACTTCATCGCCGAAGACAATCCCGTCCGGATAGTCGACGCATTTGTAGACGAACTCCAACTGACCTCCTTGGGATTTGACGGGGCCACGCCCGCGATCACAGGCCGACCGTCTTACCATCCGGCCGTGCTGCTCAAAATCTACATCTACGGCTATCTCAATCGCGTGCAATCGAGCCGACGTCTGGAGCGGGAGTGTCAACGCAATGTCGAACTGATGTGGCTGACTGGTCGCCTCGCGCCAGACTTCAAGACGATTGCCGAGTTCAGGCGCAGCAATGGTCCGGGGATTCGCAATGTATGCCGGCGCTTCGTGGTGATATGCCGTGACCTGAAACTCTTCACGCAAGCAGTCGTGGCCATCGACGGCAGCAAGTTCAAGGCAGTCAACAGCCGCGATAACAACTTCACACCCAACAAGATTGCGAAGCGTCAGGAACAAATCGAGCAAAGCATTCAGCGCTATCTGGATGCACTGGAGACCGCCGACCGCACACAACCGGCCGAGGTAGAAGCAAAAACCGAACGGCTACGGGAAAAGATTGAAACGCTGCGCGAACAGATGCGCGATCTGGATCATGCCGCAGAACTGTTGAATGATTTACCGGGAAAGCAGGTCTCGCTCACTGATCCCGACTCACGCTCGATGATGTCGCAAGCCAAGGGCACAGGTGTGGTCGGCTACAACGTTCAGGTGGCTGTCGACACGAAGCATCACCTCATCGTGGCCCATGAAGTGACGAACATCGGTAACGACCGGACGCAGTTGAGCCCGATGGCCAAGGCCGCCCGCGATGCCATGGGCAAGAAGACGATCAAGGCGCTAGCCGATCGTGGGTACTTCAGTGCCCCGGAGATCAAGGCGTGCGATGACGCCGGTATCGCGGCGCTGGTGCCGAAAATGCAAACCTCCAGTGCAAAGGCTGATGGACGATTCGACCGGGCCGACTTCATCTACATCGCCAGAGACGACCAGTACCTGTGTCCGGCGGGCCAACGGGCGATTTACCGATTCAGTTCGGTCGAGCGCGAAAATCCGATGACCCTGCGTACCTACTGGAGTAGCGCTTGCCCGAAGTGCCCGATGAAAAGCCAGTGCACACCAGCTGATTACCGGCGTATCCGACGATGGGAGCACGAAGCGGTACTTGAGAAAATGCAGTCAAGGCTGGATCGCCAGCTCGACGCCATGACGATACGACGCCGAACGGTCGAACATGTGTTCGGCACGCTCAAGCACTGGATGGGTTCGACCCACTTCCAGACACGCCGTTTGGGCCATGTCGCGGCCGAAATGAGTTTGCATGTGCTGGCATACAACCTCAAGCGAGTCATCAGGATTCTCGGGTTCGCAAAGACGATGCGCGCAATGAAGCTGGCAGGCGCGTGAACTCGCGCGCCAACGTTGTTCATTGAGCAAAGCTCGATCACGTCATCCGCTTGCGTCTCGGTCCAACGCAATCGTGATCCCGACAGGACTTCACCAACCGGGCGTTCTGCACGTTTTTACACGGCCTCGGCCAGGAAGAGACGGTCGCCATACCGCCATAAGGGCCGTATTGAAGAAGCGCGCGGGACTTACTGTGGTGCGGGATCGTGACAGCAGACGCAAATCTTATTTCCCTCTGGATCCCGGAAGTACGCGCCGTAATAGTCGGGGTGGTAGTGAGCTCTCAATCCGGGTCGGCCTTCGCAAGAACCCTCGTTCGCGAGCGCGCTACCGTATGTGTTGTCGACTGATCGGCGATCAGGTGCGAGCAACGCTACCATTTGACCATTTCCGCGTCCTGCAGCGTTGCCGTCGTATGGCCTGCCAATAAGGAAAAGCGGACGAGGCATTCCTTCAGCCATCCAGCCGGCCCATGCTTTATCAGCCTCACAAAACTTCAGTTTATGCCCCAGCTCATTCATGATGGTCGAATAGAATTTAAACGCACGGTCAAAGTTGCTAACGCCGACAAAAACATGCGAAATCATTGTGCTCTTCCCTTGGGCAAACGGTGACGTTTATCCACGTTACCATGACGGAAGTAGATTGAAAATTCGTTGCAGTCTCAGTGCTGAATGGCTGCTATCGGAAACCGCGAATGTCCCTTCAGGGGCGCGTGCCGCCGATCGCTGTCAGGCAGGGCGCGGCCACAGCCGGACGGTCGACAAGGTGCTGGAGATCGTCAACAATCACCAAGGTTGGCCAACATAACCCCCGGGGAGAGCACTTTGCCTGAAGGAAATCTTCGGCTCTACGCCGATACTCAGTATGCGAGCCCGTACGCCATGTCCGTTTTTGTGGCTCTTCACGAAAAGAGGTTGCCGTTCGACCTTGCGACTGTGGATCTCGGAAGAGGAGCGAATCATGACGCGAGCTATGCCGCAAAGTCGTTGACGCAGCGCGTGCCGACGCTGGTGCACGAAGACTTCACCTTGTCCGAGTCGTCGGCAATTACCGAATACCTTGACGAAGCATTTCCCGAAACATTTGTATACCCGCAAGACAAATATCTGCGCGCGAGAGCGCGCCAGGTACAAGCCTGGCTTCGTAGCGATCTGATGCCCATCAGGCGGGAACGTTCCACGGAGGTAGTCTTCTACGGGGTGCTAGGCGCACCGCTTACGCCCTCGGCTCAGGTAGCGGTCCAGAAATTGTTCTCTGCAGCCGAAACCTTGCTCTCCGGAAACGCGACCAATCTCTTTGGAAAGTGGTGCATTGCCGACACCGATCTGTCGTTGATGCTAAATCGCCTCATCCTGAATGGCGATCAGGTACCGGCAAAACTAGTGGACTACGCAGCGTATCAATGGGAGAGACCTTCCGTGCGACGATGGATAGAGTTAGACCGTCCTCCCCTTTGAACATGCTAAATGCTCTTCCAGGATCACTCAGCACGTGATTTTTACGTCGATCCCACCGCGTCAGGCAAAGGTCGGCCACCGACGGCTGCTCGACGGCACGCTTCCGATCGCCGACAATCTTGTTTCTCGCCGCTGCTCCATCACAAACTTGCATTTTGACATCGTCGAGCAGGCAGCAGATTGCAGCGGATAGTCAATTCACTTCACTCATGGTTATGAACAACGCACCTCGGCTGACTTTCGTTGGTAAGACCATTGATCTTCGCGTCCTTCAACTCCAAGACGCGCCTCGGCTTATCGACGCTGCGGCAGACGGCGAGTTATGGAATTTGAAAGTGACTGTGGTGCCGGGACCGTCGACTATCGATTCATACATCGCTACAGCGTTGCGGGGGCTTAACGAAGGGCACGTCATCCCGTTCGTTATTATCGCTCGTGACAGCGGCCGCATCGTTGGCAGCACGCGCTTTTGGAAGATCGACAGGGGCAATAGGAAGCTCGAAATCGGCCATACTTGGCTGAGCAAGTCTGTCCAACGAACGGCGGCAAACACTGAGGCAAAATACCTCTTATTGAAATATGCGTTTGAGGTAATGCAATGCGTGCGTGTGCAGTTCACAACCGATGAGCTCAACGAGAAGTCGAGAGCGGCGATATTGCGCATCGGCGCAAAGCAAGAAGGTATCGTTCGCTATGAGCGGATCATGCCTGACGGTCGCAAGCGGAATTCGGTGCGGTTTAGCATGATTGATACCGAATGGTCTGACGTGAAAGCAACGCTGGAAGCTAAGCTAACGCGCTCAACAGAAGCGCCGAATACGGTTATCTAATTCTCCGAGCGGGCGCGCGCCGTGGTGTGAACCGCCGCGATCGCGATCGATTAGTTAGACGACCAGCGTGACCACCGACCGCACATGCGTTGTGTCATTGTTGCTTTGGGAATCCGGCTAGCGTTTCGCTAGCGAACCCGGGACGTCCTGTTTGAACGGCTGCTTTGGAGATCGGGCACTGTCCCTTGTGGGTCGCTTTCTGCCCGACGCTATTCGATCGATGTGGCTTGCGTGCCCGGTTCGACATGGGATTGGATTTGACAGCGTGCAGAGCGAGAAGCTGTCATCCATCTGTCGAGCGCAAACGAAACCTTGGGTCAAAGCGCGAGGCTTCTACTGTAAGTTGGAAATGCCGTAGAGTCGGATCCAGAACAGATGTGCCTGCGCGCTCCCGCATCATGAATCCGCAAACCGTTCGCATTCTCCAGCCTGCTGATCAAAAAAGATGCAAGCCACGGCGAATTGATTGTCGAAACAACACCCGCCACTCATCGAGCGGGGGCTTCGCCTGTATTTATAACGCTCGCGGCGCCTACAATCGCATCGTCGTCGGCCTCGAGGAGTACGACCTGATGTTCGCCGGCGACGGCATCGGCACGCAACGTTACCGCCGCGCCGGACCACTGACCTATGTCCACGATGCTGCGCACGACGTTCGATTCAGTGAGCGTACGGCCCGCGTTCTCGCCGCGGCCGATCGCCGTGACGTGACGAGCGTCGTAGCCAATCAGCAGCACATGCGCGCGTCCGAGGCCACGGCCAATGGATACCGAAACGCCACCGTTGGAACGTGTGGCGCGGACAGTCGCGGCCGTCACCCCATCGGACTTGGCGTGCTCGATAGCCGTGCCGGCTGCACTGCGATCGGATCCGACTAACTCGGCTTTGCCATCGACAACCATTTCGGGCGTGTACTCGAAGCCACGAAACCGTTGGGCGTACCGGGCCTGGCGCGCATCGGCGCCGTCGAATGAAAACGGGTCTTTCCAGCCGAGCCGATTCCAGTATGTGACATGAAACGCCAGAGGCAGAACGTCGGTGCGCGTGTCGCTCAACTCGGAAAGCAACCGATCCGCCGGTGGGCAGGAGGAGCAGCCCTCGGAGGTGAATAGTTCAACGACGACCGGACGCAGTGCGTCGGCGAGCGCATGCGAGGGGAGCAGCGCCGCAGCGCTCGCAATAATGGCAGTGAGAAGGCGGGGCAGCATATTCTGACTCCAGAAAGCGACCGTTATGGTAATCCGCTCTCAAGCACGAGCAGGTTAGTGTTGGAGCGGGCCGGACGAGTGCGATGAATTCTGTCAGTCGCTATCGCTAACGTCCTCGTTAAAGAAACCCAGATATGTCGGTGCGTCTGCCGCGCGAAATCGATTTTCAGCCTGTCGAGCGTTGGCGCCGATCGATTGCAACGTCGCGAGTGACGTCGAGCGATTCGTGATGATGTGCCAGGGGTGCGACGAACGCGGCTGGAGATCTTCGATCTGCGCACCTGAATCTCGCGCCGCTCGCAGCGCCGCTCCGAGGCGATCGCGTGACGGCGCGTAGACCGCGAAACCTTCGTTTGCGAGAGCGGCGGTATCGTACCCGAGCAGCGCACACAGATGCGTCTTGGCGACACGGTCGCGCTCGTCGGCTTCATGCGACTGCGCGATGAGGGCTGCCGTGTCAGCACTTGCGATCTGACCCGCGTGCATGAGCACGGGACCCGCGACAGACCAGGCGTCGGCAGGACAGGCCTTCGCGGCCGGGTCGAGTTTCACGAACGGGTTGACCTCGGCAGGATAGATGCGGCACACACGCGGGCGCCGATCGTAGGCGCCGCAAGACATATCTGGGCGGAGATTTGGGCACGGTCCGGCGAACGCGGCCACCAGTGTCACCGATACACGTACTGGCAGCGTTCCGCTATGCGCGGCAAATGAGCGGCGTTTTCGGTGTTGGGCGAGCAGGTCGGTTTGTTGCGGCTCCTGAGGCCAGACGATCGCGTCGCAGAACAGTTGCACCTCACCACCGCGCGCAATCCAGTCGAGCGCCTCGTGGACGGCGAGAGGCAGCCGCAGATCATGGCAGCAACGGCCACACATGGTGCACGAAAAGTGGGTTGGCATAGGCAGTATCGACGAACATTAGTTGGCGGGTAAAGCTAGTTCGTTCGGTAGGCGGCGCCGGTTACAGGTAGGGAGCCTCGTGTTGAAAAAATCATTGATTCGGCGGGACGGAATTGGCTGCTTTTTGTGGACTACAGTCGCAGACTTAATGCGCGCTACATCGACGAAGCTAAGACCCGCTGGACTAACTGCAATTCCGGTGAATTCAGCGGCTGCGACCGCTTGATCGCTTCATGTCCATTCCGTCTCGGGCAGTTGCTGCCGCTCGCTCATCCAACGAAGCCCGCACGCGAGCGGCAGGTCTGCTTCGTTATCCGCCAGACAATGGTCAAGCAGGCCAACGTCGACAATGGGTCGACAGCGGGCGGACAGGAAATTGATGGGCGCAGGCCGTCGCGAGAATGCTTATCTGACGCGGGGGAGGTACTGCCGTATCGCGGGCGAATCGGTAGCAGATGATCCGGCGGCTGGCGTGATAGTAGGATCAGGCATGTTGGGATACAAAGTTGCTTTGCCGCACGATTTTATCAGTGCGCTGCTTCTTCGGGCTGCCCGATCTTTCGTTGCCGGCCATCAAGCGTCATTCGATGGCTCCGGAGTTCGGACATTGACGCATCCGGTCCCCTGCTGGAAGCGGTCTTACCCAGAACGGCACACGGGAGCTGACCGCGCCGAGCAGCTACCGCGGGCGCCAGTGCAGAAAATCTTTCGGTTCCCAAAAATGCCAATTTCCTCCTACGATACGCACTGTTAGTGATCGCAGACATATCGGGATCATTGCACCGGTCGATCAAGGGAGGGGCAAGGAAGTGGAAAGTTTTCAGATACTCGATCACATCACGGACGGCGTCATGGCGCTCGACCGGGAGTGGAAGTTTCGGAACATCAACCGGACCGCTGCGCGGCTGCTGAAGCGTCGGTCCGAGGACCTGCTGGATCGCGAGATCTGGGCCGAATACCCCGACCTCATCGGGTCGAGCTACGAAGCAGCCTATCGGCAGGCGGCCGAGACCGGTATGCCCAGCACCGCGACCGACTTCTACGCGCCGCTAGGTACCTGGTTTGAAGTGCGGGCGTTCCCATGCGACGAAGGTATCGTCGTGCTGGTTCGCGATGTCACCGAAGCGCGCGCAATCTCCGAACGTTTGTCGCGCCAGGCCACGCATGATGAACTGACCGGCCTCATCAACCGCCGGGAACTGCTGCTGCGCCTGAACAGGCTCGTCGACGAAGGCGCGGCCGCTTCCGTCGATCTGCTCTTCATCGACCTTGACCGCTTCAAGGATATCAACGACTCGTTTGGCCACGCGGCGGGCGATGAAGTGCTGCGTGCCATCGGCGAGAGTCTTTCCGACATGTTTACCCATGGCGCCCATGTCTCGCGCATCGGCGGTGACGAATTCGTAATTTTCCTCGTCGACGCCCCCGAGGGCGAGGCCGCGCGCGTCGCGCGCGACGTCACAGTACGCATGCGCGAGCCAATTCAAACGCCGTGGGTGCGGGCCTCGGTGGGCGCGAGCATCGGCGTGGCGCGCTACCCCGTCTCGGCCTCAAGTGCGGGCGAGCTGCTGCGTAATGCGGACATCGCGATGTATCACGCGAAGCGCGCGGGCGGTTCGCATGTGTGGTCGTTTGGCAAGGAGGATGCGCAGCGCCTCTCGCATCGCCGGCGGCTACGCGCGGATCTGCAGAGCGCGAGCGCCACGCGTCAGTTCGAACTGCACTACCAGCCACAACTGGACCTGCATACTGGCCGCGTCTACGGAGCCGAGGCGCTTCTGCGATGGAACCATCCGCAACTGGGGCTGCTCACGCCGGCCGACTTCCTCGACGTGCTGCTTGAATCGCCGGCCTACGAGGCGACGGGCGACTGGCTGATTCGCCTTGCGTACCGCCAGGCGGCAAAATGGCAGGCGGCGAACCGCGTGCCGTTCAAGGTCGCAGTCAATCTCTCGGCCACGACGATCCAGAACTGCGATCTCGCCGCACTGGTTTCGGAGGCGGCCAAGGCAGCCGGTGTATGCACTTCCGCACTCGACATCGAGGTGACAGAGACTGTCGTCATGAGCGACTTCGCCGCCGCCTCGCGCGCGCTTTCAGCTGTACGAAGGCTCGGCGTGACTGTCTCGCTCGACGATTTTGGCACCGGCTACTCCAGCCTCGCATACCTCACACGGCTGCCTGTCGATCGCATCAAGATCGACAAGTCGTTCGTGCAAGAGCTCACTGTTAAGGAGACCAGTCACCAGGCACGCGCGATGGTCGAAGCGATGGTGGCGCTCGCGCGCGCGCTGGGCATGAGAACGGTCGCGGAAGGCATCGAGACCGAAACGCAATTCGCCCTCGTCAAAGAGCTCGGTTGCGATGCCGTGCAGGGATATTTCATTGGCAAGCCGGTATCGGCAGCGCGCATCGAACCTTACGCCGAGACACGGTTCGGGGCGGCTGGAGCTTCGTCGTTGCACGACGCAGGAAGCGGATCACGCTAGCGGTCAACACGCACCCCTCGGCGGCTTCGTTAGCGTGTCATCAGTGCGGTCGTGAAAGACCGTTTGTGAACCTGGATGCGCGCTCCGGAGCAACATAGGACGGTCGGCCCCTGTGGGTCGCCTGCTGCCAATCGCGGCCTTACGCGCAATACGAATGAATGCCCCATGCATGAGACAGCAAGCGGCCAACAGGAAGGAAGCCCAGCTTCGTTCAAGATAGCAATTCGTCTCCCTATGCAAAGTCCCGGTATGGCTTGCAAAGGCGCAAAGAGTTGCATATGTTCATACGTAAGCCACCGATCACGAATCTGGAATCTCGCTGGCCGACCATTCACGTGAATGATCACTACCTCTGGAGAGCATCGGTCATGGTCGAGCAAAGGCGGATTCATGCTGTGATCCTCGCCGCAGTGATCGCCTCGGTTGCGCCGACCTGTCAGTCGGAAAACACCACGGACTGGCTGGCGAACACCTATGGCACCCTCGCCGCCCACGTGGGTAACACCGCGCGTTCCATGTGGGTCGCGCCCGAAGGCGTCATCTACACGGCTTCAATGTGGGACGAGTACGAGGGTGGCGTCGCTGTCTACCAGGCCGGCAAGAGCCTCGGCTCGATTGGAGCGCACGGAGAGTTTCAGGGCGGCGCGATCACGGGCAGCGCGACGTCGATCTTCGTGGCACTGCAGCCCGGCGGGACATACGGAAGTGGAGCGGTGGGCCGGTACAACCGCACCACCAGGACTCGCGATCTCCTGATTCAGGTCAGCGCATTTAACAACCTGCCCCGGGTCGACGTCGTCACTGGATTGGCCACGGCGGCCTCGCTCCTTTATGCGAGCGACTTCTATGGCAATCGCGTGCGGATATTCACCACCGACGGTGTCTGGAAGCGGGACATCAACGTCACGGGCCCGGGCGCCCTCGCGGTAGATGGCGCGGGCAACGTCTGGGTCGCACAGAAAGGCGAGGGCTCGGTCGTCGGGTTCAGTCCAACCGGCGCGCTGTTGAACACGATCCAGATGCCGGGTGGGGCGCGGCCATCGGCACTTTATTTCGATGCGTCATCGGGGCAACTCATGGTTGGGGACGAAGGCCCCGATATGAACATCAAGCGCTACAAGCTTTTGGGCACGCCAGCGCTGGCCGGTACATTCGGTATTCAGGGTGGTTATCTCGATTCCACGACGGGAATCAAAGGGCAGGTTGGCGACAAGCGCTTTACCCGCGTCACTGGCATCGGCAAGGACACCGCAGGCAACCTCTATGTGCTCAACAATCCGTGGGGTGGAAGCTGGGATCTCGGCCGCGACGGCGGCACTGACATTCACTCTTACAACAGTTCTGGTCGGCTGCAATGGAAGCTTCAGTCTCTCAACTTTGAGGGGATCGCCGCTGCGGACCCGGGTACTGACGGCGTCTACTTCTATGGCGGCACCGACATCTACACCGGCACCGCAGGGGGAACCTTCGTAGCGAACACTGTCGATCCGTTCGAGTATCCATCCGACCCGCGAATCAACATCAACGATCGCTCGCGGGACGAGCATTTCGGTCAGCTTGCCACCGTCGGCGCAAACCGCATCCTTGTTGCA encodes:
- a CDS encoding IS1182 family transposase, which codes for MGRFVEGANRNQATLLPECLEDFIAEDNPVRIVDAFVDELQLTSLGFDGATPAITGRPSYHPAVLLKIYIYGYLNRVQSSRRLERECQRNVELMWLTGRLAPDFKTIAEFRRSNGPGIRNVCRRFVVICRDLKLFTQAVVAIDGSKFKAVNSRDNNFTPNKIAKRQEQIEQSIQRYLDALETADRTQPAEVEAKTERLREKIETLREQMRDLDHAAELLNDLPGKQVSLTDPDSRSMMSQAKGTGVVGYNVQVAVDTKHHLIVAHEVTNIGNDRTQLSPMAKAARDAMGKKTIKALADRGYFSAPEIKACDDAGIAALVPKMQTSSAKADGRFDRADFIYIARDDQYLCPAGQRAIYRFSSVERENPMTLRTYWSSACPKCPMKSQCTPADYRRIRRWEHEAVLEKMQSRLDRQLDAMTIRRRTVEHVFGTLKHWMGSTHFQTRRLGHVAAEMSLHVLAYNLKRVIRILGFAKTMRAMKLAGA
- a CDS encoding GNAT family protein, which produces MENIRTPRIILRRPIGLDIDALYRIYGDPRTNAFNPAGPIPSRADAEATMARWLNHWLDSGFGMWAISILNCPNEVVGFGGLTYRSFGQEKK
- a CDS encoding GNAT family N-acetyltransferase; the protein is MNLGYRLAVEAWGQGLATELATTAINFGFQALGLQEIFALVRSNHVASRNVLEKAGLTQFGSLDDVPGDAPSIVYRISH
- a CDS encoding VOC family protein, with the protein product MISHVFVGVSNFDRAFKFYSTIMNELGHKLKFCEADKAWAGWMAEGMPRPLFLIGRPYDGNAAGRGNGQMVALLAPDRRSVDNTYGSALANEGSCEGRPGLRAHYHPDYYGAYFRDPEGNKICVCCHDPAPQ
- the yfcF gene encoding glutathione transferase: MPEGNLRLYADTQYASPYAMSVFVALHEKRLPFDLATVDLGRGANHDASYAAKSLTQRVPTLVHEDFTLSESSAITEYLDEAFPETFVYPQDKYLRARARQVQAWLRSDLMPIRRERSTEVVFYGVLGAPLTPSAQVAVQKLFSAAETLLSGNATNLFGKWCIADTDLSLMLNRLILNGDQVPAKLVDYAAYQWERPSVRRWIELDRPPL
- a CDS encoding GNAT family protein yields the protein MNNAPRLTFVGKTIDLRVLQLQDAPRLIDAAADGELWNLKVTVVPGPSTIDSYIATALRGLNEGHVIPFVIIARDSGRIVGSTRFWKIDRGNRKLEIGHTWLSKSVQRTAANTEAKYLLLKYAFEVMQCVRVQFTTDELNEKSRAAILRIGAKQEGIVRYERIMPDGRKRNSVRFSMIDTEWSDVKATLEAKLTRSTEAPNTVI
- a CDS encoding DUF1223 domain-containing protein, with the translated sequence MLPRLLTAIIASAAALLPSHALADALRPVVVELFTSEGCSSCPPADRLLSELSDTRTDVLPLAFHVTYWNRLGWKDPFSFDGADARQARYAQRFRGFEYTPEMVVDGKAELVGSDRSAAGTAIEHAKSDGVTAATVRATRSNGGVSVSIGRGLGRAHVLLIGYDARHVTAIGRGENAGRTLTESNVVRSIVDIGQWSGAAVTLRADAVAGEHQVVLLEADDDAIVGAASVINTGEAPAR
- a CDS encoding YkgJ family cysteine cluster protein gives rise to the protein MPTHFSCTMCGRCCHDLRLPLAVHEALDWIARGGEVQLFCDAIVWPQEPQQTDLLAQHRKRRSFAAHSGTLPVRVSVTLVAAFAGPCPNLRPDMSCGAYDRRPRVCRIYPAEVNPFVKLDPAAKACPADAWSVAGPVLMHAGQIASADTAALIAQSHEADERDRVAKTHLCALLGYDTAALANEGFAVYAPSRDRLGAALRAARDSGAQIEDLQPRSSHPWHIITNRSTSLATLQSIGANARQAENRFRAADAPTYLGFFNEDVSDSD
- a CDS encoding GGDEF and EAL domain-containing protein, giving the protein MESFQILDHITDGVMALDREWKFRNINRTAARLLKRRSEDLLDREIWAEYPDLIGSSYEAAYRQAAETGMPSTATDFYAPLGTWFEVRAFPCDEGIVVLVRDVTEARAISERLSRQATHDELTGLINRRELLLRLNRLVDEGAAASVDLLFIDLDRFKDINDSFGHAAGDEVLRAIGESLSDMFTHGAHVSRIGGDEFVIFLVDAPEGEAARVARDVTVRMREPIQTPWVRASVGASIGVARYPVSASSAGELLRNADIAMYHAKRAGGSHVWSFGKEDAQRLSHRRRLRADLQSASATRQFELHYQPQLDLHTGRVYGAEALLRWNHPQLGLLTPADFLDVLLESPAYEATGDWLIRLAYRQAAKWQAANRVPFKVAVNLSATTIQNCDLAALVSEAAKAAGVCTSALDIEVTETVVMSDFAAASRALSAVRRLGVTVSLDDFGTGYSSLAYLTRLPVDRIKIDKSFVQELTVKETSHQARAMVEAMVALARALGMRTVAEGIETETQFALVKELGCDAVQGYFIGKPVSAARIEPYAETRFGAAGASSLHDAGSGSR